The Fervidibacillus albus genome contains a region encoding:
- the ftsH gene encoding ATP-dependent zinc metalloprotease FtsH: MNRILRNTVFYLLVILVIIGLVSIVTGGQETNEQMTQDQFIEHLENGEVEYFQVQPERQVYQITGELKSTDENTLFTVNVWNNPSILERIDQAAEQTGTEQEILMAKETSGWIQLLTSMIPFVILMFFIFFLLNQSQGGGGRVMNFGKSKARMYNDDKKKVRFRDVAGADEEKQELVEVVEFLKDPRKFSELGARIPKGVLLVGPPGTGKTLLARAVAGEAGVPFFSISGSDFVEMFVGVGASRVRDLFETAKKNSPCIIFIDEIDAVGRQRGAGLGGGHDEREQTLNQLLVEMDGFSANEGIIIIAATNRPDILDPALLRPGRFDRQITVGRPDVKGREAILRVHARNKPLDGSIDLKTIAMRTPGFSGADLENLLNEAALVAARANKKKIDMKDIDEATDRVIAGPAKKSRVISEKERKIVAYHEGGHAIIGLALDEAEMVHKVTIVPRGQAGGYAVMLPKEDRYFMTKPELLDKITGLLGGRVAEEIVFGEVSTGASNDFERATGIARRMVTEFGMSDRLGPLQFGSSQGQVFLGRDLHNEQNYSDKIAYEIDTEIQTIIKQCYEKAKQILTEKRDKLELIAQALLDKETLDAKQIRYLYDHGRLPEPEELIEEEEETSEKNSVKVKINEEKRPEEHANTAEQKEKTDSADEKKQDFEAWLENQNKESEKKEE; this comes from the coding sequence ATGAATCGAATTTTACGAAATACCGTTTTTTATTTACTCGTTATTTTAGTCATTATCGGTCTCGTCAGCATCGTCACCGGAGGACAAGAGACGAACGAGCAAATGACGCAAGATCAGTTTATTGAACATTTAGAAAATGGTGAAGTGGAATATTTCCAAGTACAACCGGAAAGACAAGTGTATCAAATTACAGGTGAATTAAAATCTACAGATGAAAATACATTGTTCACCGTCAACGTATGGAATAACCCATCGATTTTGGAACGAATCGATCAGGCAGCCGAACAGACGGGTACTGAACAAGAAATATTAATGGCGAAGGAAACGAGCGGATGGATTCAATTATTAACAAGTATGATCCCGTTTGTTATCCTCATGTTTTTCATCTTTTTCTTGCTTAATCAATCTCAAGGCGGTGGCGGCCGTGTCATGAATTTTGGGAAAAGCAAAGCAAGAATGTACAACGACGATAAGAAAAAAGTGCGTTTTCGTGATGTGGCTGGAGCCGATGAAGAGAAACAGGAATTGGTGGAAGTTGTCGAATTTTTGAAGGATCCACGGAAATTTTCCGAACTGGGGGCACGCATTCCTAAGGGTGTTTTATTAGTAGGACCTCCAGGAACAGGGAAAACGTTGTTGGCGAGGGCCGTTGCTGGTGAAGCGGGCGTTCCCTTTTTCTCTATCAGCGGTTCGGACTTTGTAGAAATGTTCGTCGGGGTTGGTGCATCCCGAGTACGTGACTTGTTTGAAACTGCTAAGAAAAATTCTCCATGTATTATTTTTATCGATGAAATCGATGCCGTCGGACGTCAAAGGGGTGCAGGTCTCGGCGGAGGTCACGACGAGCGGGAACAAACGTTGAACCAATTGTTAGTGGAAATGGATGGATTTAGTGCAAATGAAGGGATTATCATCATTGCCGCAACGAACCGTCCTGACATTTTAGACCCTGCGTTATTAAGACCAGGTCGATTTGACCGGCAAATTACAGTAGGTCGTCCGGATGTGAAGGGAAGGGAAGCAATTTTACGCGTCCATGCACGAAACAAACCGCTCGATGGTTCGATCGATTTGAAAACGATCGCTATGCGTACACCGGGCTTTTCTGGTGCCGATTTGGAAAACTTACTGAACGAAGCAGCCCTCGTTGCAGCAAGGGCCAATAAAAAGAAAATTGATATGAAGGATATCGATGAAGCGACCGACCGTGTCATAGCTGGACCAGCAAAGAAGAGTCGCGTCATCTCTGAAAAGGAAAGAAAAATCGTCGCCTATCACGAAGGGGGCCATGCAATCATTGGTCTTGCGCTCGATGAAGCAGAAATGGTCCATAAAGTGACGATTGTTCCTCGGGGACAGGCGGGCGGATATGCGGTTATGTTACCGAAGGAAGATCGATATTTTATGACGAAACCGGAACTGCTTGATAAAATTACCGGCTTACTCGGCGGTCGGGTAGCAGAAGAAATTGTATTCGGTGAAGTAAGTACAGGAGCCAGCAACGATTTCGAACGGGCGACAGGGATCGCACGACGAATGGTGACGGAATTCGGTATGAGCGACCGACTTGGACCGTTACAATTCGGCTCCTCACAAGGTCAAGTGTTCCTCGGAAGAGATTTGCATAACGAACAAAACTATTCCGACAAAATTGCCTATGAAATCGATACGGAAATTCAAACAATTATTAAACAATGTTACGAAAAGGCAAAGCAAATTTTAACGGAAAAACGGGACAAACTAGAATTGATCGCCCAAGCATTGCTCGACAAAGAAACCCTCGATGCAAAACAAATCCGCTATTTATACGATCACGGTAGACTTCCCGAACCGGAAGAATTGATCGAAGAGGAAGAAGAAACGAGCGAAAAAAATTCAGTGAAAGTAAAGATTAACGAAGAAAAACGTCCTGAAGAACATGCTAATACCGCCGAACAAAAGGAAAAGACGGATTCGGCAGATGAAAAGAAACAGGACTTCGAAGCTTGGCTTGAAAACCAAAATAAAGAATCAGAGAAAAAAGAAGAATAA
- the dusB gene encoding tRNA dihydrouridine synthase DusB yields the protein MFQIGDIRMKNRVVLAPMAGICNSAFRLTVKEFGAGLVYAEMISDKGIVYKNEKTLNMLYIDEREKPISLQIFGGEKDSLVEAAKFVDQNTNADIIDINMGCPVNKIIKCEAGARWLLNPEKIYDMVSYVVEAVEKPVTVKMRTGWDDEHIYAVENARAVERAGGAAVAVHGRTRVQMYEGSANWDIIRDVKQAVNIPVIGNGDVQTPQDAKRMLEETGVDGVMIGRAALGNPWMIYRTVKYLETGELTEEPSVREKIDVCLLHMDRLVSLKGETIAVKEMRKHAAWYLKGIRGNGKYRNYINQCESREELESILKQLVEEKETEKYATQF from the coding sequence ATGTTTCAAATTGGCGATATTCGGATGAAAAATCGGGTCGTGTTAGCACCGATGGCAGGCATTTGCAACTCCGCTTTTCGTCTTACGGTAAAAGAGTTCGGCGCTGGACTCGTTTATGCAGAAATGATCAGTGACAAAGGAATCGTGTACAAAAACGAAAAGACGTTAAATATGTTATACATCGATGAGAGGGAAAAACCGATTAGCTTGCAAATTTTCGGTGGCGAAAAGGATTCGTTAGTTGAAGCGGCGAAATTCGTCGATCAAAATACGAACGCGGATATAATCGATATAAATATGGGTTGCCCTGTAAATAAAATTATTAAATGTGAAGCGGGGGCAAGATGGTTACTAAATCCTGAAAAAATATACGACATGGTTTCCTACGTCGTCGAAGCGGTGGAAAAACCTGTCACCGTAAAAATGCGCACCGGTTGGGATGATGAACATATTTATGCCGTCGAAAATGCACGTGCAGTCGAACGGGCGGGAGGGGCAGCCGTTGCTGTTCATGGACGAACACGTGTGCAAATGTACGAAGGCTCAGCGAATTGGGACATCATTCGAGATGTAAAACAAGCGGTTAACATTCCCGTCATCGGGAACGGAGATGTACAAACGCCTCAAGATGCAAAACGAATGTTAGAAGAAACCGGTGTTGACGGTGTAATGATCGGCCGAGCAGCCCTCGGAAATCCTTGGATGATTTATCGAACGGTGAAATATTTAGAAACGGGTGAATTAACGGAAGAGCCGTCCGTTCGAGAAAAAATCGACGTATGTCTTCTTCATATGGACCGATTAGTTTCGTTGAAAGGAGAAACGATCGCTGTAAAAGAAATGCGAAAACATGCTGCGTGGTATTTAAAGGGAATCCGTGGAAACGGAAAATACCGCAATTACATTAACCAATGTGAATCGAGGGAAGAACTTGAATCGATTTTAAAACAATTGGTGGAGGAAAAGGAAACGGAAAAGTACGCTACCCAGTTTTAA
- the lysS gene encoding lysine--tRNA ligase, whose translation MNHDELNDQLIVRREKLDQLRAKGIDPFGHRFDRTHTSEELFQLYGDLSNEELEPKNIRVQYAGRIMTKRRKGKAGFAHVQDITGQVQIYIRLDAVGEEAYELFKTADLGDIIGVKGVVFKTKVGELSIKVDGFELLTKSLRPLPDKFHGLKDVEQRYRQRYLDLIVNPESKQTFITRSLIIQSIRKYLNEHGYLEVETPMMHSIAGGAAARPFITHHNALDMELYMRIAIELHLKRLIVGGLEKVYEIGRVFRNEGISTRHNPEFTMLELYEAYTDFQDIMNLTENLVASVAKDVLGTTKIQYGEYEVDLTPKWKRLHMVDAIKEHTGVDFWEQMTDEQARQLAKEHNIEITETMQFGHIVNEFFEQRVEEKLIQPTFVYGHPVEISPLAKKNAEDPRFTDRFELFIVGREHANAFTELNDPIDQRQRFKDQLKERAQGNDEAHMMDEDFVEALEYGMPPTGGLGIGIDRLVMLLTNSGSIRDVLLFPLMRHK comes from the coding sequence ATGAATCATGATGAACTGAACGATCAGCTAATAGTTCGTCGCGAAAAGCTCGATCAATTACGTGCTAAAGGTATTGATCCCTTTGGCCACCGTTTTGATAGAACTCATACGTCCGAAGAGCTCTTTCAATTATACGGCGATCTTTCGAATGAAGAATTAGAACCGAAAAATATACGTGTGCAATATGCCGGTCGAATTATGACAAAGCGGCGAAAAGGGAAAGCTGGATTTGCCCATGTGCAAGATATTACCGGACAAGTTCAAATTTATATTCGTCTCGATGCGGTCGGAGAAGAAGCCTATGAACTTTTTAAAACGGCGGATTTAGGCGATATTATCGGTGTCAAAGGTGTCGTTTTCAAAACGAAAGTCGGCGAACTATCCATTAAAGTCGACGGATTTGAATTGTTGACGAAATCTTTACGACCACTTCCGGATAAATTCCACGGATTGAAAGATGTGGAACAAAGATATCGCCAACGGTATTTGGATTTAATCGTCAATCCAGAAAGTAAACAAACATTCATCACGCGAAGTTTAATCATTCAATCGATTCGTAAATATTTAAATGAACATGGTTATTTGGAAGTCGAAACACCGATGATGCACTCCATCGCCGGGGGAGCCGCAGCAAGACCGTTTATTACCCATCACAATGCGTTAGATATGGAATTGTATATGCGGATCGCCATTGAACTTCATTTAAAACGGCTGATCGTCGGCGGTTTGGAAAAAGTATATGAGATCGGTAGAGTATTTAGAAATGAAGGTATATCCACAAGACACAACCCTGAATTCACAATGCTTGAACTATACGAAGCATATACAGATTTCCAGGACATTATGAACTTGACGGAAAATTTAGTTGCATCCGTTGCTAAAGACGTTTTAGGTACAACAAAGATTCAGTACGGAGAATACGAAGTGGATTTGACACCGAAATGGAAAAGACTCCATATGGTCGACGCTATTAAAGAACATACGGGTGTCGATTTTTGGGAACAAATGACGGACGAACAAGCTCGGCAACTTGCGAAGGAACATAATATTGAAATTACCGAAACGATGCAGTTCGGTCATATCGTCAATGAATTTTTTGAGCAAAGGGTGGAAGAAAAATTAATCCAACCGACCTTTGTTTATGGCCATCCGGTGGAAATTTCTCCCCTTGCGAAGAAAAATGCGGAAGATCCTCGTTTTACAGATCGTTTCGAATTATTTATCGTCGGTCGGGAACACGCGAACGCATTTACGGAATTAAATGATCCAATTGATCAAAGGCAACGTTTCAAAGATCAATTAAAAGAACGGGCTCAAGGGAACGACGAAGCACATATGATGGACGAAGACTTTGTCGAAGCGTTAGAATACGGGATGCCTCCAACTGGCGGACTCGGAATCGGGATCGATCGTTTAGTGATGTTGTTAACTAATTCTGGTTCAATCCGTGACGTATTGCTTTTCCCACTCATGCGTCATAAATAA
- the folP gene encoding dihydropteroate synthase: MVVSAKHDSLDFSKKTYVMGILNVTPDSFSDGGKFNDMQKAVIHGKQLAASGADIIDIGGESTRPGFIPIDSKEERKRVIPVVNELAKEISLPLSIDTYKAETARAAIEAGAHVINDIWGAKKDPEIADVAAQYDVPIILMHNRTEPNYRSFLKDVLYDLYESITIAKKRGVPDENIILDPGIGFAKTYEQNIELMKNLDKIVTFGYPVLLGTSRKSMIGKALDLPVDKRLEGTIATVCYGITKGCSIVRVHDVKEVSRAVRMMDILEGKKG, from the coding sequence ATGGTTGTTTCAGCCAAACATGATTCTTTAGATTTTTCGAAAAAAACGTATGTAATGGGCATATTAAACGTAACACCCGATTCCTTTTCCGACGGGGGAAAATTTAACGATATGCAAAAGGCAGTAATCCACGGAAAACAATTGGCCGCATCTGGAGCGGACATAATCGACATCGGTGGGGAATCAACTCGACCTGGATTTATCCCAATCGATTCAAAAGAGGAAAGAAAGCGTGTGATCCCGGTTGTTAACGAATTGGCGAAGGAGATTTCCCTTCCCCTTTCCATTGATACGTATAAGGCGGAAACGGCAAGGGCTGCAATAGAAGCAGGCGCCCATGTGATTAACGACATATGGGGCGCGAAAAAGGATCCGGAAATTGCAGATGTTGCAGCACAATACGATGTTCCGATTATTTTAATGCATAACCGTACGGAACCGAATTATCGGTCTTTTCTTAAGGACGTATTGTATGACTTGTACGAAAGCATTACGATCGCTAAAAAAAGAGGCGTCCCGGATGAAAATATTATTTTAGATCCTGGAATCGGTTTTGCAAAAACATATGAGCAAAATATCGAATTAATGAAAAACCTCGATAAAATTGTCACTTTCGGTTATCCTGTATTACTAGGAACGTCGAGAAAGTCGATGATTGGAAAAGCCCTCGATTTGCCGGTAGACAAACGGCTCGAAGGAACGATTGCAACGGTTTGTTACGGAATCACAAAAGGTTGTTCCATCGTACGGGTACATGATGTGAAGGAAGTTTCCCGTGCCGTTCGAATGATGGATATACTGGAAGGGAAAAAAGGATAA
- the hpt gene encoding hypoxanthine phosphoribosyltransferase, which translates to MKQDIEKILITEEEIQEKIQQLAKTLTEEYKDRNPLVIGVLKGAMPFMADLVKRIDTYLEMDFMDVSSYGGKTVSSGEVKILKDLDTSVEGRDILIIEDIIDSGLTLHYLVELFRYRKAKSIKIVTLLDKPEGRKVDIQADYICFNIPNEFVVGYGLDYEEKYRNLPYVGVLKQEVYLNN; encoded by the coding sequence ATGAAACAAGATATCGAAAAAATATTAATTACCGAAGAAGAAATTCAAGAAAAAATTCAACAATTGGCCAAGACGTTAACGGAAGAATATAAAGATCGTAATCCATTAGTGATCGGTGTACTAAAGGGTGCTATGCCCTTTATGGCGGATTTAGTCAAACGAATCGATACATATTTGGAAATGGATTTCATGGACGTTTCCAGTTATGGAGGAAAAACCGTTTCTTCCGGTGAAGTGAAAATTTTAAAGGATCTGGATACTTCCGTTGAAGGAAGGGACATTTTAATCATCGAGGATATTATCGATAGTGGATTGACATTGCATTATTTAGTGGAGCTATTCCGTTATCGGAAAGCGAAATCCATTAAAATCGTCACCTTGTTAGACAAGCCCGAAGGTCGGAAAGTCGACATTCAAGCCGATTATATTTGCTTCAACATTCCGAACGAATTTGTTGTCGGATACGGGCTCGATTATGAAGAAAAATATCGAAATTTACCGTATGTCGGTGTATTAAAACAGGAAGTATATTTGAATAACTAA
- the hslO gene encoding Hsp33 family molecular chaperone HslO yields MTDYLIKAMASNGEIRAYAADTTETVKEAQRRHDTWATASAALGRAMTASAMMGSMLKNGSITVKVEGDGPLGAIIVDANEKGEVRGYVMNPHVDFETNEFGKLDVRRAVGTSGTVTVVKDLGLKDKFSGQVPLVSGELGEDFTYYFTVSEQTPSSVGVGVLVNVDHSILAAGGFIIQVMPGASDETITDIENRLKKMKPISKLIAEGKTPEEILDEVLGDGNVKILDKIPVRFQCTCSKERFGNAIISLGAKEIQNMIDEDGQAEARCHFCNAVYLYSKEELETLKEQAR; encoded by the coding sequence ATGACCGATTATTTGATAAAAGCAATGGCTTCCAATGGAGAAATTCGCGCCTATGCGGCCGATACGACGGAAACGGTGAAAGAAGCACAAAGGCGCCACGATACTTGGGCAACAGCATCTGCAGCGTTAGGTCGAGCAATGACAGCTTCTGCCATGATGGGTTCGATGTTAAAAAACGGAAGTATAACGGTAAAAGTTGAAGGAGACGGTCCATTAGGGGCAATCATCGTCGACGCCAACGAAAAGGGTGAGGTTCGGGGATATGTGATGAATCCCCATGTTGACTTTGAAACGAACGAATTCGGGAAATTAGATGTTAGACGGGCAGTAGGCACATCTGGAACGGTTACGGTCGTTAAAGATTTAGGATTAAAAGATAAGTTTTCCGGACAAGTTCCTCTCGTATCCGGTGAGTTAGGGGAAGATTTTACGTACTATTTTACCGTCTCTGAACAAACACCTTCTTCGGTTGGTGTCGGCGTTCTCGTAAATGTCGATCATTCCATATTGGCCGCCGGTGGATTTATCATTCAAGTTATGCCCGGTGCATCCGACGAAACGATCACGGATATTGAAAACCGGTTAAAGAAGATGAAACCTATTTCAAAACTCATAGCTGAAGGAAAAACACCGGAAGAGATTTTAGACGAAGTTTTAGGTGACGGAAACGTAAAAATATTGGATAAAATACCCGTCCGATTCCAATGTACTTGTTCAAAAGAACGCTTTGGAAATGCCATCATCAGTTTAGGTGCAAAAGAAATCCAAAATATGATCGATGAAGACGGACAGGCGGAGGCGCGGTGCCATTTTTGTAACGCCGTTTATTTGTATTCTAAAGAAGAATTGGAAACATTAAAAGAACAAGCAAGATAA
- the folK gene encoding 2-amino-4-hydroxy-6-hydroxymethyldihydropteridine diphosphokinase — MEQIAYLSLGSNIGRREEYLSRAIKQLEETGQIVITNFSSIYETDPVGYKNQSNFLNMVIEVRTKLTPEQLLKAGLTIEKRLGRKRDIRFGPRTIDIDVLLFNEERIQTNELTVPHPRMNERSFVLIPLAEMNGAIHLPAVGVSVEQQVKVLGTDGVRLWIQKTSEDVYDLFENA; from the coding sequence ATGGAACAGATTGCATATTTATCTTTAGGCTCTAATATTGGACGGAGAGAAGAATATTTATCCCGCGCAATCAAACAATTGGAAGAAACAGGTCAAATTGTAATTACCAATTTTTCATCGATTTATGAAACGGATCCGGTCGGCTATAAAAACCAATCGAATTTTTTAAATATGGTCATTGAAGTACGGACAAAATTGACACCGGAACAGTTATTAAAGGCCGGTTTAACGATTGAAAAACGACTGGGAAGAAAACGGGATATTCGCTTCGGCCCGAGGACAATCGACATAGACGTATTGCTTTTTAACGAGGAAAGAATTCAAACAAACGAATTAACCGTCCCACATCCGCGAATGAATGAAAGATCCTTTGTTCTCATTCCTCTTGCGGAAATGAATGGGGCCATTCATTTACCTGCTGTCGGTGTATCGGTGGAACAACAAGTGAAAGTACTCGGAACGGATGGAGTTCGTTTATGGATACAAAAAACATCGGAGGACGTGTATGACCTATTTGAAAATGCGTAA
- the folB gene encoding dihydroneopterin aldolase gives MDRIYLIGMQFYGYHGVFPEENKLGQSFIVDLTIELDLSKAGKTDDVADTVNYGNLFSTCKTIVEGERYKLLETVAEKIAHTVLSDEPMIQACTVKVIKPNAPIPGQFHSAAVEITRKKDERK, from the coding sequence ATGGATCGAATTTATTTAATAGGCATGCAATTTTACGGATACCACGGCGTTTTTCCAGAAGAAAATAAGTTAGGTCAATCATTTATCGTTGATTTAACGATCGAATTGGATCTGTCTAAAGCGGGAAAAACGGATGACGTAGCCGATACAGTGAACTATGGAAACTTATTTTCCACCTGCAAAACGATCGTAGAAGGCGAACGGTACAAATTGCTTGAAACGGTTGCGGAAAAAATCGCCCATACGGTCCTATCGGATGAACCGATGATTCAAGCTTGTACAGTGAAAGTGATCAAACCGAACGCACCCATTCCCGGTCAGTTCCATTCGGCGGCAGTGGAAATTACCCGAAAAAAAGACGAAAGGAAATGA
- the cysK gene encoding cysteine synthase A translates to MRAVHSVADLVGKTPIVKLNHVVGPDSAEVYLKLEYFNPGSSVKDRIALAMIEDAEKKGILKKGDTIIEPTSGNTGIGLAMVAAAKGYKAVLVMPDTMSMERRNLLRAYGAELVLTPGAEGMKGAIQKAEQLVQEKGYFMPQQFNNAANPEIHRLTTGPEIIEQMGGELHGFVAGIGTGGTITGAGTVLKANYPNIKIVAVEPKDSPVLSGGKPGPHKIQGIGAGFVPEVLNTEVYDEIMQVGTEDAFEAARKVAKYEGILGGISAGAAIYASLKLAERLGKGKKVLGIVPDNGERYLSTPLYHFE, encoded by the coding sequence ATGCGTGCTGTTCATTCAGTGGCAGACCTCGTTGGAAAAACACCGATTGTCAAATTAAATCATGTAGTTGGACCGGATTCCGCGGAAGTATATTTAAAACTGGAATATTTTAATCCAGGAAGTAGCGTTAAGGATCGGATTGCTCTGGCGATGATTGAGGATGCCGAAAAAAAAGGAATCTTGAAAAAAGGTGATACTATCATCGAACCGACGAGTGGAAATACGGGTATTGGCTTAGCGATGGTTGCTGCAGCGAAAGGGTATAAAGCGGTCTTAGTCATGCCGGATACGATGAGCATGGAACGGAGAAACTTGTTACGTGCATACGGTGCTGAACTCGTTTTAACCCCTGGAGCAGAGGGGATGAAAGGTGCGATTCAAAAGGCGGAACAACTCGTGCAAGAAAAAGGCTATTTTATGCCACAACAATTTAACAACGCAGCGAATCCAGAAATTCATCGGCTTACGACCGGACCGGAAATCATCGAACAAATGGGCGGTGAACTCCACGGATTTGTGGCGGGTATCGGTACCGGTGGAACGATTACCGGAGCGGGAACCGTCTTGAAAGCGAACTATCCAAATATTAAAATCGTCGCTGTTGAGCCGAAAGATTCCCCAGTTCTATCCGGCGGAAAACCAGGCCCCCATAAAATTCAAGGAATCGGAGCGGGCTTTGTACCTGAAGTACTAAATACGGAAGTGTATGACGAAATCATGCAAGTTGGAACGGAAGATGCATTTGAAGCGGCACGAAAGGTTGCGAAATATGAAGGCATTTTAGGTGGGATTTCCGCAGGTGCGGCGATTTATGCCTCATTAAAATTAGCGGAACGTTTAGGTAAAGGGAAAAAGGTATTAGGAATTGTGCCGGATAACGGTGAACGGTATTTAAGCACTCCGTTGTATCACTTCGAATAA
- a CDS encoding type III pantothenate kinase, producing MILVLDVGNTNIVLGVYEDGQLKHYWRIETNRDKTEDEYGMLIKSLFEHEKRHISEVDGIIISSVVPPIMLALEKMCEKYFHLKPLVVGPGIKTGLNIKYENPREVGADRIVNAVAGIHEYGSPLVIVDFGTATTFCYINEQKQYMGGAIAPGIVVSTEALYTKAAKLPRIEITTPESIIGRNTVEAMQAGIVFGYVGQVDEIVRRMKRVSVKEPKVIATGGLAPLIANESKEINIVDPFLTLKGLYFIYKKNVDGKEERRSIR from the coding sequence ATGATTTTAGTATTGGATGTCGGTAATACGAATATCGTTTTAGGTGTATATGAAGATGGACAACTAAAACATTATTGGCGAATCGAAACAAACCGGGATAAAACGGAAGACGAATACGGCATGCTCATAAAGTCGTTGTTCGAACATGAAAAACGGCATATTTCCGAGGTGGATGGAATCATTATCTCCTCTGTCGTACCGCCGATTATGTTAGCTTTAGAAAAAATGTGTGAAAAATATTTTCATTTGAAACCGCTCGTCGTCGGACCGGGGATAAAGACGGGTTTGAATATCAAATATGAAAATCCGAGGGAAGTCGGTGCGGACCGGATTGTCAACGCGGTTGCTGGCATCCATGAATACGGAAGCCCTCTCGTCATCGTCGACTTCGGAACAGCAACGACTTTTTGTTACATAAACGAACAGAAACAATATATGGGGGGGGCGATTGCACCAGGAATCGTTGTTTCAACGGAAGCGTTGTATACAAAAGCAGCGAAACTCCCGCGGATCGAAATAACGACTCCCGAATCGATTATCGGAAGAAATACGGTTGAAGCGATGCAGGCTGGAATCGTTTTCGGATATGTTGGTCAAGTGGATGAAATCGTCCGCCGAATGAAACGAGTCTCCGTAAAGGAACCGAAAGTCATCGCTACAGGTGGACTCGCACCGCTCATTGCCAATGAATCAAAAGAAATTAATATTGTCGATCCGTTCCTAACATTAAAAGGGCTTTATTTTATTTATAAAAAAAATGTCGATGGAAAAGAAGAAAGAAGGTCAATTCGGTAA